The nucleotide sequence CCTGTACAACTAATGCCCTAGCTCCTTTAGCGCAAATATTGAGTGACGAATTGGGGGTGCAGAAAGGAATGCTCAACACCGTCCATGCCTATACGGCTACTCAAAAAATAGTGGATGGCATCGATTCCAAAGACTGGCGTCGCGGACGGGCGGGGGCAAATAATATTGTGCCCTCCACAACTGGAGCCGCTATCTCTGTTGCTCAAGTAGTAAAAAATTTAGAAAATAAATTTGATGGCTTATCTGTTAGGGTGCCGGTTATTTCTGGTTCTCTTATAGACTTTACTTTTTTGGCTTCGCGCCGAACAACGGCAGAAGAAGTCAACAATATTTTATTGGCAGCTAGCCAATCGAGTCGTTGGCAGGGGATTGTGGAGATAACTAAGGACCCCTTGGTTTCCAGCGATATTCTCGGCAATATCTGTCCCTGTTTGGTGGACCCCAGTTTGACCAAGGTGGTTGACGGCGATTTAGTTAAAGTCATGGCCTGGTATGATAATGAATGGGGCTATACTTGGACACTTTTGGAACACGTGGTTAAATTACAACCTTATTTATAAAATTATGTTATTTATCGGCGCTGACCATAGAGGTTTCTCTTTAAAAGAAGGATTGAAAAAATATTTGCTTGAGCAAAAAATTCCTTTTACAGATTTGGGTAATTCTAAACTTGAAGAAAATGATGATTATCCGCCTATAGCAGCCTCAGTGGCGCAACAGGTAGGGGCATCTAAAAAAAATTACGGGTTGCTTATTTGTGGAAATGGAGTGGGCGTCTCCATCGTAGCCAATAAATTCAAAAATGTCAGAGCCGGACTCGTTTGGACTGCAGCTGTTGCCAAAACAGCTAAAGCAGATGATGATATCAATATTATTTGTTTGCCAGCAGATTACATCACTTTAAAGGATGCCCAAAAAGTAGTAATTGCTTGGCTTAGAACCTCTTTTAAGAATGAGACAAAATATAAACGTCGTTTAAGTCAGATAGCGCAAATAGAAAAAATTTAAACTAATTTTATGGACAAAATAATACCAGTTATTAATGTCAAAACTAGTAAAGATTTTTTTGCTACCTTAGGAAGGCTCGGTAATTACACGGGTTGGGTTCAAATAGATGTGGCCGATGGCAAGTTTACTAATTGGAAGAATTTTTCTGATCCGTCTAAAATTAATGACAAACAAATGCCGAGTAAAAATTCGGCTCGTTACTTGTTTGAATTGCACTTAATGGTGCGCGATTCGAGCGAAGTCATTGCTAAATGGCTTCATGTTAAACCGAAGCGCATCATTGTTCCCGTTGAAGTAAAAAATAATTTAGAAAGTTTAACCCTTTGGGCGAAAGAGACAAAAGGAGAAGTGGGCCTATCTGTTAACCCAGATACTTTAAATAGCACCGTATTGGAGCAATTAAAACTTTATGGTAATGATATTAATGTGTTGCTTCTTTTGGGGGTTAAACCCGGCCCTAGCGGTCAAGAATTTGACCCTACCATTCTAGAAAGAGTGCGTTATTTTCACAAGTTATATCCTAAAATCAAAATCGAGGTAGACGGCGGGGTGAACGAAGAAAATATTAAATCTATTTTTCAGGCTGGCGCCAGCATAGTGGCAGTGGGTTCAGCTATATTTGAAAGACAAGAAAAGCCGCTCGCGCGTATCAAAATGCTTGAAGAATTAATAGCTTAACTGTTATGTCTTTACCTTCCAAAGAGCAAATTAAGGCGCTCAAAACCTTGTGCACAAAAATTAGAATTGAAATTATTCAAATGCTTCTCGCTGCCGGTTCCGGGCATACCGCTGGTCCTTTGGGAAGCGTGGAGGAGTTTGTCGGTCTCTATTTTGGCGGTAGTGTTAAATACGATACCAGTAATCCTTTAGCGGATAACAGAGATATCGTAGTAGTTTCTTGCGGCCATTATGCGCCGGCCTATTATGCGGTTTTGGCTTACGCCGGGTTTTTCCCTGTAGACAAGCTTAAAGAATTGCGTAGTTTTGGCTCTCCTCTGCAGGGTCATCCGCACAGGGGTGAATTACCCGGTGTAGAAACTACCTCGGGCCCATTAGGGGAAGGACTCTCACAGGCCGTAGGAATGGCGCTGGCTCTTAAGATGAATCATAAAAAGAATCATGTTTTCTGTCTCATGTCAGATGGGGAACAGGATGAAGGTAATACTTGGGAGGCGGTCCTTTTGGCGAACAAGTATCACTTGGACAATTTAGTCGTTATTATTGATAGAAATAATATGCAAATAAGCGGAACGACAGAAAAAGTCTTGCCCTTGGAGAAGCTTGCTGACAAATATATTTCTTTCGGTTGGGAAACGATGGAAATAGATGGTAATGATTTAAAAAGCGTAATTTATGCCTTGCATAAAGCTAAAAATTTTAAAGTTGGACCAGTGGCAATTATTGCCAAAACTATTCCTGGTTATGGCGTAAAATTTATGGAGAATAAGCCGCAATGGCATGGGAAAGCTCCCAATGCTCGTGAAGCCGAAAAGGCTATAAAATTATTAAGCGAATAGTTATGCTTAAAAACGGAATTAAGGAAACGATTTTTCTAGAGAAGGCCAAAAGAGAGACCACTCGGGTGGGTTTCGGAGAAGGGCTCCTTTTGGCAGGAGAAAAAAATAGGCAAGTAGTAGCTTTATCTGCAGATTTATGCGAATCTACTCAGGTAGAAAAATTTAAAATTCGCTTTCCCGAAAGCTATGTTGAAGTAGGAGTAGCAGAACAAAATTTAGTTGGGGTTGCTGCTGGCCTAGCGCATCTGGGTAAAATTCCTTTTGCTGCTTCATATGCTGTATTTTCTCCCGGCAGAACTTGGGAGCAAATCAGAACCACTATTTGTTACAACAATCAAAATGTCAAAATCGTGGGTTCACATAGCGGGTTGACTGTGGGACCGGATGGCGCTACTCACCAAGCGCTGGAAGATATTGCCCTTATGAGAGTGTTGCCCAATATGACAGTGCTCTCGCCTTGCGACTATCTGGAAGCTCGCCGGTTAACTTTATTAGCGGCTGAATGGCAAGGTCCGACCTATATTCGTTTGGATAGAGATAAAACGCCTTTAATTACTACTCTAGATACTCATTGCAAAATTGGTCAAGCGGAAACTTTTTGGGCGCCAGAAAATAATCAAAAAGCAACAGTAGCTATTTTAGCAACCGGCCCCATCATCTACAAAGCTTTGATAGCAGCGAAGGAGCTATTGAAAGGAAGGATAGAAGTTGAAGTGATTAATTTTTCTACTGTTAAACCCTTAGATGAAACTACCCTAATAAGAATAGGAAAAAATATTGGCAAAGTGGTGACGGTAGAGAATCATCAAAAGGCTGGCGGCTTCGGTTCAGCCGTGAGCGAGTTTTACAGTCAATATCTGCCTATTCCCATGGAAATTTTGGGTATTAATGACCAATTTGGTCAATCGGGCACAGCTGAAGAGCTATTGGAATATTATGGGCTGGGCGCTAAAGACATTATTGCGGCCGTAAAAAGAATTCTTAATCGTTAATTTTGATTATGTTGGATATTTTAACCATCGGGACCATCACTCAAGATATATTCTTGTGTAATCTTGACCGCGCTCATACGCAGAAAATAAAAAAAAGACCTTATCTTTGCCTTCCCTTAGGAGCTAAATTAGGCGTGGGGAAAATTGTGTCTACTTATGGCGGGAGCGCTTTAAATACAGCCATTAGTTTTAAAAAACAAGGCTTGAGTGTTGGTGTTATAGGCCTAAATTGCAACGGCGAAGATAATATCAAAATTCCCAATATTTTAAGACAAAATAGAATCTCTAATTTTCTCTGGCAGTTAGATTCTTTAAGCCATTTGCCCTTGTCAATCATTTTGGTAAATGAAGACGGTGAGCGTACCATACTTAACCATAAAGAAGAAGCTTATAAATGGCCCAAGGACGTTTTTTTAAAAATGCCCGAGAGTCGAGTGGTAGTAGTAGGCTCCTTAAATGGCCAGAAAGAAATTTGGCAGGCGTTATTGAAAGAGAAGAGGAATAAGAAATTTATTTTAGCGGCTAATCCTGGCAGGGGAGATTTGGATATTTTTAAAAGCCATCCCAATCTTTTGAATGGGATAGATGTTTTTATGTTAAATAGGGAAGAGGGCGCTTATTTGACTGGTGAAAAATATGCGCATTGGCAAAAAATTTTTAAAACTTTGGATAAGTTAGTACAAGGCATAGTAGTAATGACTGATGGCGAAAGAGGAGCCATGGCGTCTGATGGCCAAACCATTTGGAGCGCAGCAGCCATCCATCCAGAAACTTTAGTAGAAAAAACTGGGGCAGGCGACTCTTTTCTGAGCGGTTTCGTTTATGGGTTATATAATTTCCCAAATTTATCTTATTGGGATAAATCGGCTGCCGGCATAGAGAGAGCCTTGCGCTTGGGGACAGTTAATGCTTATAATGTAGTAAGGTTCGTGGGCGCTTCTACAGGCTTATTTTCCTTTAAAAATTTACCTACAGAAATTATAAAAACCGTTCATATTAAAATGGTCGACAAAATTTAATTTTTAATTTATTTTTTATGAAAACATTTTTTGAAAATTTCAATCAATTGATTTCTCGGGCGTGGGAACGTATTAAACCTCGCTTTAAAAATATCGCATACCTATTATTATTAGAAATGGGCATTGGTTTAGTTGCTGCTCTATTAGTGGGCGCGATTTTTGTTTTTAATTCTGGCATCTCTTTTGTAAGTTTCATGGCTCAAGGCCATTATAATCCCGAGATGTTAACCTCAATGCT is from Candidatus Paceibacterota bacterium and encodes:
- a CDS encoding carbohydrate kinase family protein, with product MLDILTIGTITQDIFLCNLDRAHTQKIKKRPYLCLPLGAKLGVGKIVSTYGGSALNTAISFKKQGLSVGVIGLNCNGEDNIKIPNILRQNRISNFLWQLDSLSHLPLSIILVNEDGERTILNHKEEAYKWPKDVFLKMPESRVVVVGSLNGQKEIWQALLKEKRNKKFILAANPGRGDLDIFKSHPNLLNGIDVFMLNREEGAYLTGEKYAHWQKIFKTLDKLVQGIVVMTDGERGAMASDGQTIWSAAAIHPETLVEKTGAGDSFLSGFVYGLYNFPNLSYWDKSAAGIERALRLGTVNAYNVVRFVGASTGLFSFKNLPTEIIKTVHIKMVDKI
- a CDS encoding transketolase; its protein translation is MSLPSKEQIKALKTLCTKIRIEIIQMLLAAGSGHTAGPLGSVEEFVGLYFGGSVKYDTSNPLADNRDIVVVSCGHYAPAYYAVLAYAGFFPVDKLKELRSFGSPLQGHPHRGELPGVETTSGPLGEGLSQAVGMALALKMNHKKNHVFCLMSDGEQDEGNTWEAVLLANKYHLDNLVVIIDRNNMQISGTTEKVLPLEKLADKYISFGWETMEIDGNDLKSVIYALHKAKNFKVGPVAIIAKTIPGYGVKFMENKPQWHGKAPNAREAEKAIKLLSE
- a CDS encoding RpiB/LacA/LacB family sugar-phosphate isomerase, whose protein sequence is MLFIGADHRGFSLKEGLKKYLLEQKIPFTDLGNSKLEENDDYPPIAASVAQQVGASKKNYGLLICGNGVGVSIVANKFKNVRAGLVWTAAVAKTAKADDDINIICLPADYITLKDAQKVVIAWLRTSFKNETKYKRRLSQIAQIEKI
- a CDS encoding transketolase C-terminal domain-containing protein; the protein is MLKNGIKETIFLEKAKRETTRVGFGEGLLLAGEKNRQVVALSADLCESTQVEKFKIRFPESYVEVGVAEQNLVGVAAGLAHLGKIPFAASYAVFSPGRTWEQIRTTICYNNQNVKIVGSHSGLTVGPDGATHQALEDIALMRVLPNMTVLSPCDYLEARRLTLLAAEWQGPTYIRLDRDKTPLITTLDTHCKIGQAETFWAPENNQKATVAILATGPIIYKALIAAKELLKGRIEVEVINFSTVKPLDETTLIRIGKNIGKVVTVENHQKAGGFGSAVSEFYSQYLPIPMEILGINDQFGQSGTAEELLEYYGLGAKDIIAAVKRILNR
- the gap gene encoding type I glyceraldehyde-3-phosphate dehydrogenase, with protein sequence MKIAINGFGRIGRAFLRQSLNYPQIEIVAINDLSDVSNLAYLLKHDSVYKEFNAEVTVQSRNNNNYLVVNDQSILIIQEKDPIKLPWKDLGIDVVVEATGIFESYDKASAHIKAGAKRVVITAPVKKDDIKAKTVLLGINESDLALSDITSNGSCTTNALAPLAQILSDELGVQKGMLNTVHAYTATQKIVDGIDSKDWRRGRAGANNIVPSTTGAAISVAQVVKNLENKFDGLSVRVPVISGSLIDFTFLASRRTTAEEVNNILLAASQSSRWQGIVEITKDPLVSSDILGNICPCLVDPSLTKVVDGDLVKVMAWYDNEWGYTWTLLEHVVKLQPYL